From the Dermacentor variabilis isolate Ectoservices chromosome 5, ASM5094787v1, whole genome shotgun sequence genome, the window CGCAAAAAAGTAGAACCTCACGAATACTGTTTAATTTCGCTCTTGTCGTGAGTGTTGCAGCTTCAGCTTATCGGCATGCTCAGTGCATGGCCATATGTTAAATAGCCGTGATCCCCTTGTTCAACAACGTAACATTGATTCATTTCAAGCATATTTTAGGATTCCTTCATGTCGACCGGATCCGGAACCACAGCCAAGGACCCAGCCTGTCAACTGCTTAGTCAGAGAAGACTCAGATAAGTACATGTTTTGAAATGGCCTTTTTTGCCATTAGTGGCTCCAGTGGATGATGATGGATATCAACTATGGCGCGTACCCAATACTTGGTGATAggggaaaagagaaagaagaaaatcgTCTCGGCGCGAGGTGTTGCAGTGTCCTACGGTTTCCGAGGGGAACGAAAGTAGCGATGAGCAACCGTTCAACCTCGACATCGAGTACGATCAAGAGGGGAAAGAAGCACTCGCTTTCCACTAGCGGCGAGGCAGCAGGGGGCGAGCCGGAAGACGAAGTCAAGCCACGATCTCGGAACGTCTCCCGGCAGTCCGGGAAGGACAGCAGTGGGagtgacagcagcagtgacagcggTACGGGCGTTGTCAACCGAAAGACCACGCTGGGCGACGAGCAGTCGACGGCGGATGTGGACGTCAAGGGTGAGCTCCTGGACGCCGACATCCACGATTTGACCAGAAGCGACCGGAGCAGCAGCGCTGCCTCGAAGCGGCACAGCCGTGGCGCTCGAAAGGAAAGGTGGTGGCCTGGCAACAGCAGCCATGGTACCGATGCTGCCGGCTGGCTGAGCGAAGATTCCAACGAAGTCGACACTGAGACCCACGCTACAACGCAGGCGTTCTCGGCCAGCCCGGCGACCTCGTCCATGGCCATCCTCCTCGTCCGCGAACAGCACGAAGAGCAAGAGCCGAAGTACGAGTCGTTCCTCAAGACCGTCGCCAAAGCATCCTTCAGGTGCGGTGTTAGCATGCATCAGAACAGCTGAAGCGCTTTGCCTTTTCGATTGTTTGCTTAACATATTTCTGGATAGGATCATCCTTTGGTATTGACCATGCAGGTGAAAGGTTGTGGTCTGTAAGGATTAGGGGCTTTTAGAGATCGGGAGCAAGGCCGCTCACGCGTACATGCTCTCGAAAAATGTTTCTCGGATGTCCGGACCAGGTTGAGGGTATACTACGGGCGCATCGCTGCGGATCGGAAGGTCGCTAGTAGTATACTCGGTACTTTTGTGTCGATTCTGTTGTTGACCAGGACAGGTCCAGAGTGCGTGGTTCAGGTTAGTGCAGGCATTATTTGTGCAATTAAAGCATTTGCCACTCTCCGAAATTGAGCCAACTCCACAGTATCGAGCCAGGCCACATTGTCTCCTCGGTGGCATAAACACCTTTAGTGAAACAGAATGTTAATGCGTGTGGAAGGCAAGAGAAGCGTTGGAGTCCATTATAGGCCAGCGACAACTCTGGCTTCAATGACCTTCTTTTAAACTGAGCTTGGCTTATCGAATCTGGACTCAGAGCCCCGTTAGCTCAACCTTATATTTTCTCTCCGGTGCCTCGTCGACCCTACTGCAATTGTCCATTCTTCCAATGAAGTTCTGGCTTGAAGTGACGGCCGTGCTTGTTGTATTCGGCATTGATTAAGAACGCAAACTGGAGCTCAACAATGTCACCAGAGAGACCGTCAGTTCAGATGATGCGTGATAGTGCAACAAAACGCGTAAGGAAGTCTAGGGTTTAACGAAAACTCGTATGGCGAGGAAAGAACATGactgaataaacgtacactcgccaactgaaaaaaattctaaaccacagattgacgtttcggcgcccaatacaggtgccttgttcacaatgaacgaatgcatgatggtctTTATCACATATGCGTcggaagacgtaatgcgcttgcgtacaactcagagaggggtccccgtgtccggtttatcgtgttagtagtagattgtatgcAGAATGATTGAAAGAGCAATCGGGATGataactttttctctctttcgattATAGAAGCCGAATGCCAGTTAATACTGTGTCCAGTCTTTTCGTGATGCTCTGCCAGGGTGCTGGAAACCGTGTGTCCTTTGGCTACATCACTGTGGTGGtgctgctgtagccttcttttaaAGTTTCCCGTCTCGCCTACGTAGCACGCTTGACAGTTCTGGCAAGGAATTTTGTAGACAACGCccggaaatttttctttttcgaggtgCTTGACTCGGACGAGTTGTTCTTTTAGCTTGCTTGAAAGGAAGGGGCAAATTTGTACATCATAATCTCTGAAAATTCTTGACATTAACTCGCTCACGCCTCGCGCATAGGGGAGAGACGCccgttttcttgttctcatcggCCTTACAGGGAGTTCAGCTGCATgcttttcttcagtctttataaACTGGCTGGGGTAGCCATTGCTGAACAAATCTTGCGTCACTCTCTTCAACTGAGCTCTGCGTACGTCAGTAGTCGAGCACAATCGGAATGCACGGGTGAACAGTGTCGAGGCAACAGATCGTTTTTGTCCATGGGGATGGGCCGAATCAAAGTGCAGATATTTGCCTGTGTGGGTAGGCTTTCGATAAACGCTTGTGGAAAGGCCGGATGCAGTGCGCATGCCTTCAACGTCAACGAAAGGCAAGCGACCATTAACTTCTTCTTCAACGGTGAATTCTACTGTGCTTTCGAAAGAGTTCAGGTGCTGCAGAAAAGGTACGACGTCTTCGCGGCGTATAATGGAAAAACAGTCGTCGACATAGAGAGAAAGCTGCCGGAAGAAATGTTTGGTGAGTAAAAGTACAGGACAGAGGCGCCCTCAGATATTGTTTATCCCTTAATAAGCATACGGTTTTGTTGCGCGGCCATTACTTACCAGACAAAACTCGTACAAGGAAGCTGGAAAGTtacattgtttgtttgtttgtaaatTGGTCCAGCAATCACTGCAATAGACCAAAAGCTGTTGAGGTGGAAATAGAGAGGAGGATCACGTGTTTAAACATTCTTGCAGGACAGCAAAAACACCGTGGTACGCAAAGCAGACTTGCTTTAAAGTTTTGAAGCAGTGCCTTGAAGGGAGGCTTCAGAGTAGTCATGTGCATGGTCGACATTCGATGCGGTGCGTTGAACACGTGCAAGGCAAAACGTTATCAATTTGCGTTCCGCGGTCACACAAAAAATATCAACAAATATCGGATGTTCTTCCATGCACATCGTCGCGTCAAAGCTGCAGCCTAACCTCCGTCGTCttccttgtctgtctgtctgtctagctttctttctttttgtttctttttgtctcctCAGATCCTGTACTGAGCGTTGCAACCTAACCTTTTCGTTCGTTACGCTCGAGTCCCACGTAAAGCCCTTAAGAACCCGCAACCAGCCGGGCGGGGAAAGCTACGGTTACGGGCGCTTCATCTCGCACGAGTCACCGGATTCGCGTTTCGCGCTCTGAAACTCGCCGAACGCGCCGCACCCGATACAGTTGACATGCTGCGCGAGGAACAACGAAGATGGAAGGCCTGAGCCACATTCGCTGCTTCTGGCCTGCGCAGCCAGCCGTGGCGCTTGAAAGCTGCCATGCGTGACCTGCCTTGTTATTCGAGCCTTTGTGGGGCGGCCGCCCTCGCAGCGGTGAAAGCAGACTGTATGCACAGACACCGGTCTCGGCCGCAGGCAGACGCCGCTTCCGTTCAATTTGACATCCTTGGTAAACAGTGTGCACTCCTCATTGCGAAGCAAACTttcgcgtctctttcgacgattGAATCGTTAGCGACCACCTGTACACGCAGTGGAAAGTCAttaaaaaggagagaaaaaagagaaaagcgctcagctttcttctttttatgttaCAGCAGGGTTTTAAACGCGAAACATTTTcttgggtgggaggggggggggggcacattttTGGAGCGGTTGCGCTAGGCGTTACGCTGCGCGTACTTGCAGATACAACAATGAGGCCTCGAAAGTGTCAAGCGGAAGAGTGCAAAAGTTCGGCAGAGACTGCAGAGGTGTATGAGACGCGTACCGAACCGGTTAGGCAGGAGGCGGAGCTACGGGCCAACGAGATACGCGCTGCCGTGGAGCGCAAGCAAGTATAGAAGCGACGTGCGACCGAAGAACAGCGTCAGCCCAAGCAGACGGTCACAGAACATGCCGCCGAGACCAAGCGGCGCCGATTGGAGGACAGTCACTTGCCGGGCGCAGACGCGTACTTCTAAAAGCACTTTGTCGAATACGAATTTGGTGAGGCGTGTAGCGTCTGGGACCGCTTGTGGTTCCGATCGTACGTCGTCAGGGCGTCGCGACCCGCGCTCGTGGCGGTCCTCGAGTGAGCCTATCCCCGGCAGGACGTGAGTCCGGTCGGGCTTTGCGCCACGTTAAGGGGAGACATGCTTCGCATTGGCTTAGATTATCGCCGAGCATTGTGTCGGCgttatctgtatttttttttttaaatcgtcgTCTCCGCACAGCTGTCGTCTATTTCTGTGAATGCTTCCGCGCACGCTGTGGCAGCTTTGAGCTTGGGACCTTTAAAAACCTccgctcctgtctcgttgcagtcGAATTTACTGATAAATGGAAGCGTTCTCTACTGCATGCTATTGTATGTTGTTTTTCTACGTATTCATATGCGACCCAAGCGCACTTCGTACGCTCTATACAGCCTATTGAATGTTGACAAGTTTTTTTGCAGTGGTAACTGCTTGTTTCATAGTGAACTTAGTTTTCGAATTGTACTCTCTGATCAATCACTCAATAATCAATCAAGTTTTACtttcgccgcagacaatacattgCTACTGCGAAAAAGTGGGGccgcagaaaaaagctgcatctgggCAGCTTggctaagctctagccacccgtacagcagcagtgacacgacgatttgttATATGGATTCGGTGATATAAAcatcagcaaataaagaaacgatcacaAATCACATTACAAATCCATCACAAATGGCAGTTACAAGAAGAATTACACAGCATACATATTTCAatgaacaattagaagcataagcagtttcaatacagtcaaacaaacaggtcaaataaggttttgttagtacAGGCCAGAACGTCCACATTTTTCCGGTCTAtttcatttagtgtagttgccagtGCGTGGTCAAgtctttctttcccataatgggtgtGCGAGAAGGGAACGTcgtatggcggttgatatcggaaagggtaggaaattgtacttttccggagatttgataattcttggaatagcTCCGCCCTACCTAATGGTATACATACGTTTCCTCTGATTGTGCCTTATGACAAGAAAAGCTTTCCATCGGAAGTACGAGGActctcaaaaatgaaataaaatttgcGTGAAGTATGATTACACTCTGGAAACGGGTTACCAGCACCTATTTGCGAAGACAATGCACACGAAGCTTTGAGTCCTCCACGCGCCTGGACTTTGTACTCGTCACAgttcactttcaagatagggccgcgcggcagcaccacacgcagcagccgccggagtagaacccccctcccccactccccGCCCTCCCCCCGGTTCCTTGCGCGCGATATAAGACGGCGCGCAATTCGTCCCCGCTTTCAcgcgcacatacagcacacggcgcgcggcgacgatgtggTAGCCCTTGGTCTTTATACGAAAAATCACGGCGACGactacggcagaaatgcgcctggagttagtctttaattgctgtcgcaatacaAGTTCTCACACTTAAAGCCTCTATATGAAATGTGGAAACCCCTTGACTGTGACTGGGAGATTTGAGAGCGTGGTCCAGGAACAACTACGTCAGCGACTGAGTAACACTCAACTTTTCCGTGTGAAACACTATACGTACACATTTCAGTAACTTTTCTTTATCATTTCTGCACTATACTAAGGAATTAGTATTATTAAATATTATTTAAATTTAAATTTTTATTGAAGTATTATTTAAATAAGGGGCCTTGTGAATTCCAGAACAATTGTGCACGAAATATGTGAAATTACTGGGCTTTTTCAGAAACGATTTAGTATGTAGCTAAGGTTGTCGTACAAGTCGCAAATGATAGAAGGCATTGGGTGCTTGACTGCTATtttggcgcagcatggccttgtcgattttgcgccattaaactcgaATTAACTAACTTCActgccatttctctctctctctctctctctctctctctctctctctctctctctctctcgttatcgCAGCGTTTCCTCCTTTTCGTACAACGAGCCGCTGAGTCAGGTGACCATCGCCTTCTTCTCCATATGCCTGCTCTTCGTCATCGTCGCGTGCTCCGTGATCGCCTACTCGTGTGGCATGGGATCCTGCGCGGAGGCCGGTGACCTGGCGAGCAACGGCACGACGCTGGCGGCGGCGAGGGCGCACAGGAAAACAGACGTCTCGAAAAGCGGCCACATGTATTATGTCCTCTAGGTCAAACGGCAGCATTTGTACTGTGCGCCGGCAACGCTAAGCGCTCGTCATGATGATGGCATACGCACGTGCGGTATGCGAGGCCTGTGCGGAATTCAAGCGCGCGCATGCTTCGCGACCTGCAATACTGAGCAGTACTGAGAACTTCGCTACCATGTGACGAAACCTCGGTGGTTCCTTTGTTCTGAAGCGCTGTTAATAATAAATGATGAAACGGTTCTCTATATAGTTCTACGCGCTCCACATATCATTATGCCACACATTGTGTCTTGTGATTTGGTAGTTCACGTAGTCTGCAGTCAACGTATGCAAGCACAGGTCCGGCCTATAGCTCCCAGCTGGGCATCGCTTTGGTTATGACACAGTAGGAAACAAAATTGCCCGATGTTACAGAAACGAACGAATGTCCTTACGAGTCTCTCGACATGTATCAAAGATTATTGAAAACAGCCTGAGTGGGACTGACACccaagagagggagaaaaaaagcaGACAGAATTTATATTTGAATCTGCACTTCTAGAACTCTTATCTGACGGCATAGACGCAACTGCGGGGGAGGTGCCCGAGCCCCCTCCTAAGTTTTCCTGGGGGGGGAGGGTAGAGCCGGATCCTACCCCCCTCCCCTCAAGTGTCATCACCCAAGTTCTGTCACActtcatttgaggtttcttttgaatTACCTCTAAGTTTCCagataaaattttattgtggctaaaagcctatactgcatcattgttggcgtgaACGTGCATACATGCATGGCTTTAATTCATGCTTTCGTTTTATCACTGTAAATCAGGAAATAGGAGGGCAAGCGCATTAAAAGTACCAGCGGTACCTACCACATTCGTATTTCATCACttgaacattcttttttttatttccactgtaaacaccatggaCAGAcacaatatatgtaaatataaacgAGAACAAATTTTATTATATTTCTGAAGAGAAGGAGGTAGCTAAGTAATAATTTATTTCTAATTATATGCATTATATGCCTATATACCTAGAGAATGAAGCTGTTGATGTATGTTTACCCCGCTTCGAATTGCCTTGCGTGCTTTTCTGACCCTTAAAAAGAAACTACCAGAAAAAAATATACCAAAACTACCAGAAAAAATATACCAGAAACGAATgattgtatacacggcacgttcTCAAAGTGTACTTTGAGGTGAATCTGAGTGGCCGCGCCAGCTAAGTTGCGGTACCGTTAGCACAGCATGCATCgtcattcttgtaggccctccgctagcgtaagtgcgttattgaactaaattTCTCGAAGAAAAATGTCTcataaaattcgtaaagtacgactaaAACACAACCTGCAGTCATGACAGCGCCGGTTTGTAATTCGAatgtgcgagaaaacataatgctGTTGCGCGGGAACTCAATCACAAAggcttccagctgccgtttgttttTGTGTGCAGCACCACGTGCGTGGGCGCGAAAAATCGCGACCAAGTACGCGGGTCGTTTGATAAGTATGGTAAAAATACAAGAAATGGTGCtacatttctcttttcctctaggtggcgtgtGAGAAGCACCCTTCACATGACGGAAGAACTTGTTTACGCTGGTACCGATAGTAAGCTCCTGACAGCGTTTGGCAGAGCTGTGTAGTGATTCCCGCCAAAATGGGAAAAGGTGAATTTCGAGCAGTGATCAAacattttttatttaaaataGTGGACGGCTGCCCAAATTAAAGCCGAGTTGAGCGGAGTTCATTGAGACTGTGCACCATCACTGAAGACCATTTGCTACTGGATCAATACATTTAAACGTGGTGGAACTTCGACGCTACATGAAGCACGTCCTGGGCGTCCAGCGGAGGTCACCACGGCAGAAATGATATTGAAAATTCGTGGAATCGGCATGGAAGGCCGCCAAGTGAAGGTAACGTGAGATAGCTGAAATTGTAGGCATATAGGCAGACGGCGTTCACAATTCACGAGAAATTGCAGATGAAGAAGGTCTTTGCCCATTGGGTGCCACGACTGCTGACGATCGACCAAAGGTGCATGAGGACAGACATTTCGAAGCAGTGTTTATCGATGCTTGATCGCAATCCACAGGACCTTTGGCATCAATGTGTGACAGTTGACGAGATGTGGATACATCATTACACTCCACAATCTAAACAGCAGTCAAAGCAATGGACTGGGCCTGATACAGGTGCTCCAGAAAAGGCAGACTATTTGTTTAGCCGGAAAGATAATGGCGACTGTCTTTTGGAATTCACGAGGAATAATCTTTGTAGACTACTTACAAAATAGCAAAACGATAAGAGAACCATATTATGCGAAGCTCCTAGATCAGCTGAAAAAAGAATTACGCCCTAAAGGACCTGGGTTAGCATGGAAGAAACTCTTTCGCCAAGTCAATGCTCCGCCCCACAGATTGTGTGTCGCGATGGCCAAATTGTATTAGTTAGGCTTCGAGGTTGTGCCTCATCCACCCTATTCTCCGGATTTGGCCCCATGCGGCTTCTTCCTCTTTCCAAACCTGAACAATTGGCTGGGTGGAAAGAATTTTTCTTCAGATGAAAAGGTTAACTCAGTGGTAAATGACTACTTCAAGGGCcttgagccatccttcttttttttttctgagggtataaaaaaattggagcgcCGCTGGAAGAAGTTTGAGGAGagagatagacagagagagaaaacatttatttgccgTGAGATTGGGCATCCTCCTCGCAGGGTGGAACACTTAGTTTAGGGGCACCATTGGCTAGCGCCGCtacgcgtgcccgccggatcagctgGAAGGGAACAatgttgaaaaataaaatagTGTTTTATGCAAACATGGTGTCTTTAACTGCTTTTTACCACATTTATCAAGCGACCTTCGTAGggactaacagcttcgctgtaataattcactcagtaaccaaaaTGAGGCCAATCCGCATTCACTTGAAAGCAGAATCAATAGCAGCCATGCGCAGCGGCTCTTATATCAGATTCACagtaaagaaatgtaaaaaaaaaagtgaggctgcagtttcgtcggaaaggcgaagctgtaTAATTATTGATAGCCAATTGTAAGACGATTACATGAAGGAATATTGCACCAccaagagacgccagattcttggtggtgcgagaggactcggAGTGTGAAATTGACCTGCCTCGTACGATGTCTGGTAAGTACTCATATAAGGCCGTTC encodes:
- the LOC142582641 gene encoding uncharacterized protein LOC142582641, translating into MMMDINYGAYPILGDRGKEKEENRLGARCCSVLRFPRGTKVAMSNRSTSTSSTIKRGKKHSLSTSGEAAGGEPEDEVKPRSRNVSRQSGKDSSGSDSSSDSGTGVVNRKTTLGDEQSTADVDVKGELLDADIHDLTRSDRSSSAASKRHSRGARKERWWPGNSSHGTDAAGWLSEDSNEVDTETHATTQAFSASPATSSMAILLVREQHEEQEPKYESFLKTVAKASFSVSSFSYNEPLSQVTIAFFSICLLFVIVACSVIAYSCGMGSCAEAGDLASNGTTLAAARAHRKTDVSKSGHMYYVL